The following proteins are encoded in a genomic region of Musa acuminata AAA Group cultivar baxijiao chromosome BXJ2-11, Cavendish_Baxijiao_AAA, whole genome shotgun sequence:
- the LOC103970433 gene encoding probable enoyl-CoA hydratase 1, peroxisomal: MEAAPPAELIVVERDPTGVAVITINRPSSLNSLTRPMMVLLAAAIRRLDADPAVGALVITGRGRAFCSGVDLTAAEEVFKGDVKDVDANPVAQMERCRKPIIGAVNGFAVTAGFEIALACDILVAGKDAKFIDTHTRFGIFPSWGLSQKLPRIIGISRAREVSLSGMAITAEMAEKWGLVKHVDNGEVLKKAKEVALAILRNNRDMVLMYKSVINDGFKLDLGHALALEKERAHSYYNGMTREQFAAMQKFILSRSSKSSKL; this comes from the exons ATGGAGGCCGCGCCACCGGCGGAGCTCATCGTCGTCGAGCGCGACCCCACGGGCGTCGCCGTTATTACCATCAATCGCCCCAGCTCTCTCAACTCGCTCACACGCCCGATGATGGTATTGCTCGCCGCCGCCATCAGGCGGCTCGACGCCGACCCGGCGGTGGGCGCGCTGGTGATCACCGGGAGGGGCCGGGCCTTCTGCTCCGGCGTCGATCTCACGGCCGCCGAGGAGGTGTTCAAGGGCGATGTCAAGGACGTGGACGCCAACCCCGTGGCCCAGATGGAGCGCTGCCGCAAGCCCATAATCGGGGCGGTGAACGGCTTCGCCGTTACCGCCGGTTTCGAGATCGCCCTCGCCTGCGACATCCTCGTCGCCGGGAAGGACGCCAAGTTCATTGACACCCACACCAG GTTTGGAATATTTCCATCGTGGGGCCTTTCACAAAAGCTCCCTCGCATTATCGGAATAAGTAGAGCACGAGAGGTATCACTTTCTGGCATGGCTATAACTGCAGAGATGGCAGAAAAGTGGGGCCTCGTCAAACATGTGGACAATGGTGAGGTGTTAAAGAAAGCGAAAGAAGTTGCACTGGCCATTTTAAGAAACAACAGGGACATGGTGTTGATGTACAAGTcagtcatcaatgatggtttcaaatTGGATCTGGGTCATGCTCTTGCCCTTGAAAAG GAGAGAGCTCATAGCTATTATAATGGCATGACCAGGGAGCAATTTGCAGCCATGCAGAAGTTTATATTAAGTCGAAGTTCAAAGTCTTCCAAGCTGTAG
- the LOC135581831 gene encoding transcription factor bHLH149-like isoform X2: MAGYLKGFRSLRLGMTISNGDGDSAAKDGRRERKRKRRAEPSLVKWKTEGEQKTYSSKLIEALRRVRRSSATGAASAATDHSRSRAVREAADRALAAAARGRTRWSRAILCGRTLKRRVLPRAGRPKPVGPARAAERSKPPALKTKARVLGRLVPGCRKLPLPSLLEEVSDYIAALEMQVRAMSVIAEALSAVGGAPSPAQTEGPM, translated from the coding sequence ATGGCTGGATATCTTAAGGGATTTAGGTCTTTGAGGCTTGGGATGACGATCTCGAATGGGGACGGGGATTCGGCAGCTAAGGATGGCAGAAGGGAGAGGAAGCGGAAGCGCCGGGCGGAGCCATCACTGGTTAAGTGGAAGACGGAGGGCGAGCAGAAGACCTACTCCTCCAAGCTCATCGAGGCCCTCCGGCGCGTGCGCCGATCATCTGCTACGGGAGCGGCGTCAGCGGCCACGGACCACTCGCGTAGCCGCGCCGTACGGGAGGCGGCGGACCGGGCGCTGGCGGCCGCGGCGCGAGGCCGGACGCGGTGGAGCCGCGCGATCCTCTGCGGCCGGACGCTCAAGCGCAGGGTCCTTCCGCGGGCCGGCCGACCGAAACCCGTCGGGCCGGCCCGGGCGGCGGAGAGGAGCAAGCCGCCGGCCCTGAAGACGAAGGCGAGGGTCCTAGGCCGGCTGGTCCCCGGCTGCCGCAAGCTGCCGTTGCCATCGCTTCTAGAGGAGGTATCGGACTACATCGCGGCGCTCGAGATGCAGGTCCGGGCCATGAGCGTGATCGCCGAGGCCCTCTCTGCCGTCGGCGGAGCCCCGTCACCGGCTCAAACGGAGGGGCCGATGTGA
- the LOC103970430 gene encoding protein MIZU-KUSSEI 1 produces MPTPGPPSIALHLGDSCSSTRATLIAISPYLEQMLPPPPRRPKLRSTAEVAAATMSASSSSASDDHEGSLSPHHYLPLLGARPTRSFSLVKVVIGMVRSLFPRIHSLISPTCQWPALPVVRPRATLSSGRGRVVAGTFFGHKKGRVSFAVQSESQSEPVLLVELAMLTCDLVKEMASGMVRILLECDRVASPSPAAATSKSIKKHSPLWDEPLWTMYCNGHRCGYAVSRRCTKIDLHVLSMVQPVSVGAGVLPPPPSPPLLPAKLCDGSGGAAAGSEVMYMRAKFERVVGSKDSEAFYLINPDSLRHKGSDISGGPELCVFLLRM; encoded by the coding sequence ATGCCCACTCCTGGCCCTCCTTCCATTGCACTCCACTTGGGTGATTCATGCAGCAGCACCAGGGCCACTCTAATTGCCATATCGCCCTATCTGGAACAGATGTTGCCCCCACCACCTCGGAGGCCAAAGCTGAGGAGCACTGCGGAGGTTGCTGCCGCCACCATGAGCGCCTCTTCCAGCTCTGCCTCTGACGACCATGAAGGCTCGCTGTCGCCGCACCACTACCTCCCGCTCCTTGGGGCGAGGCCGACCAGGTCCTTCAGTCTCGTGAAGGTCGTCATCGGGATGGTCCGATCCCTCTTCCCCAGAATCCACTCCTTGATCTCCCCCACGTGCCAGTGGCCGGCGTTGCCCGTCGTGCGACCTCGAGCGACGCTGTCTTCGGGCCGCGGGAGAGTGGTAGCCGGCACGTTCTTCGGCCACAAGAAGGGCCGCGTCAGCTTCGCGGTGCAAAGCGAGTCGCAGTCGGAGCCGGTCCTGCTGGTTGAGCTGGCCATGCTGACGTGCGACCTCGTGAAGGAGATGGCTTCCGGGATGGTGAGGATCCTCCTCGAGTGCGACCGCGTCGCCTCACCTTCTCCCGCTGCCGCCACCAGCAAGAGCATCAAGAAGCACAGTCCACTGTGGGATGAGCCCTTGTGGACGATGTACTGCAACGGCCACCGGTGCGGCTACGCCGTCTCGCGCCGCTGCACCAAGATAGACCTCCACGTGCTGAGCATGGTCCAACCTGTGTCGGTGGGCGCCGGGGTACTCCCTCCGCCTCCGTCTCCTCCTCTTCTACCAGCCAAGCTGTGTGATGGATCAGGTGGAGCAGCAGCCGGGTCTGAGGTTATGTACATGAGAGCCAAGTTCGAGCGAGTCGTCGGAAGCAAAGATTCCGAAGCGTTCTACTTGATCAATCCAGACTCACTGAGGCACAAGGGGAGCGACATCAGTGGCGGCCCTGAGCTCTGCGTCTTCCTCCTCAGGATGTAG
- the LOC135626304 gene encoding LOB domain-containing protein 24-like, translating to MSNPSRCAACRYLRRRCCEDCALAPYFPSANPHRFACVHRIFGASNVARMLQQIPVEHRRQAADAIAMEAYWRVQDPVYGSVGFISMLQREISVVQRELAETQAQITMYASQAQSQPNQIAAAQCLVEDGHLVPSQPLFPGLYQRDDISQETLRRHF from the exons ATGTCGAATCCAAGTCGATGCGCGGCGTGTCGGTATCTGAGGAGGAGATGCTGTGAGGACTGCGCGTTGGCGCCCTACTTCCCCTCCGCCAACCCCCATAGATTTGCCTGCGTTCACAGAATCTTTGGGGCCAGCAACGTCGCTCGAATGCTGCAG CAAATTCCAGTGGAGCACAGAAGACAAGCCGCAGATGCCATTGCGATGGAGGCCTACTGGCGTGTGCAGGATCCGGTTTATGGGAGTGTTGGGTTCATCTCAATGTTGCAGAGGGAGATTAGTGTCGTTCAACGTGAGCTAGCTGAGACACAAGCTCAGATCACCATGTACGCCTCCCAAGCACAGTCCCAACCCAATCAAATAGCTGCGGCCCAATGCTTGGTGGAGGACGGGCATTTGGTCCCAAGTCAACCGCTGTTCCCTGGTCTCTACCAGCGAGATGACATCTCACAGGAGACCCTGCGAAGGCATTTTTAA
- the LOC103970431 gene encoding protein AGENET DOMAIN (AGD)-CONTAINING P1, whose translation MAPPEGFRTGDEVEVSSDEDGFRGAYFEGRVVRSMPKLGRYTVDYDAIVDDADESRRLREIVDARHVRPRPPRRLPGVGRWVALHQLVDAFHNDAWWVGVVSAVPTGRQRRYRICFPPSREEMEFGADKLRAHLEWVDGEWVLPKSLGVPRTPYGIGTQVEVARLKESVPVAWFSAVVVKTIWNNCFLVEYINLRKDDGKELIREIVDSQHVRPCVLHVPIVKFDQLDGVEAFYENGWWPGVITKINAESWYTVKSIHWDKEREFCHTMLRLRYDLVDGQWTQKPQNMVMMDIGRGKMVEVSSDEEGFLGAWFTATVLESMGKNKFLVQYHNLKTDDETQLLTETVDALHIRPTPPEIPVDGEFRNLEEVDASHNDGWWVGVISKVLDGRRYMVYFRPWKEEMEFGHDDLRLHQDWINGRWVRASTKLL comes from the exons ATGGCGCCGCCGGAGGGGTTCAGGACGGGGGACGAGGTGGAGGTCAGCTCCGACGAGGACGGTTTCCGCGGCGCCTACTTCGAGGGTCGGGTGGTCCGCTCCATGCCCAAGCTCGGACGCTACACCGTCGACTACGACGCGATCGTGGACGACGCCGACGAATCCCGCCGCCTCCGGGAGATCGTCGACGCCCGGCACGTCCGCCCCCGCCCGCCGCGCCGTTTGCCCGGCGTCGGACGGTGGGTCGCGCTCCACCAGCTCGTCGACGCCTTCCACAACGACGCGTGGTGGGTCGGGGTGGTGTCGGCGGTTCCCACGGGGCGTCAGAGGAGGTACCGCATCTGCTTCCCGCCCAGCCGGGAGGAGATGGAGTTCGGGGCCGATAAGCTTAGGGCTCATCTCGAGTGGGTCGACGGGGAATGGGTTCTTCCCAAATCGCTG GGAGTGCCGAGGACACCGTATGGTATAGGAACTCAAGTAGAAGTTGCACGTCTCAAAGAAAGTGTTCCTGTTGCTTGGTTCTCTGCTGTTGTTGTCAAGACAATTTGGAACAATTGTTTCTTGGTGGAATACATAAACTTAAGAAAAGATGATGGTAAAGAATTGATCAGGGAAATTGTTGATTCACAGCATGTCAGGCCTTGCGTGCTCCATGTTCCCATTGTCAAATTTGATCAGCTAGATGGGGTTGAAGCATTCTATGAAAATGGATGGTGGCCTGGGGTGATAACTAAGATCAATGCCGAGTCATGGTACACAGTGAAGTCCATACATTGGGATAAGGAAAGAGAATTTTGTCACACAATGCTGAGGCTCCGATATGATTTAGTTGATGGGCAATGGACCCAGAAACCTCAG AACATGGTGATGATGGACATCGGAAGAGGAAAAATGGTGGAGGTTAGCAGTGACGAGGAAGGATTTTTAGGTGCTTGGTTCACAGCAACCGTACTCGAATCGATGGGAAAGAACAAGTTCCTTGTGCAGTATCATAATCTGAAGACGGACGACGAAACCCAGCTTCTGACCGAAACTGTGGATGCTCTGCACATCAGGCCCACTCCTCCTGAGATTCCTGTAGATGGCGAGTTTAGGAACCTggaagaagtggatgcatcccacAACGACGGCTGGTGGGTAGGGGTGATATCTAAGGTTCTTGATGGACGTAGGTACATGGTCTACTTCAGGCCATGGAAGGAAGAGATGGAGTTTGGGCACGATGACCTCCGGCTTCACCAGGACTGGATCAATGGACGATGGGTAAGGGCTTCaacaaaattgctttga
- the LOC135581831 gene encoding uncharacterized protein LOC135581831 isoform X1, whose product MVIRRYADDIVQRSIERDVVVDLESGMNALINQREGAKDVDLSAGHGRRVMNKGLGGLMGIDGFMHVEEAAKSANIMTSFSALPLTNAEASVDKRDRGKEGPNLLEKKVGAEKTKKKGCKKPPKPPRPPKSPPLDAADQKLIKEISELAMMKRARIERMKLKMKNAKSTSSNGNLCALVVTILFCLVIIWQGAFSGGNSTAGFHGSPESSLRIGSGLISVRIHKKASENGRNMPYSATPNNGEPVS is encoded by the exons ATGGTTATTCGTAGATATGCTGACGATATTGTACAG AGATCAATCGAGAGAGATGTTGTTGTGGATCTGGAAAGTGGCATGAATGCACTAATCAACCAACGAGAGGGAGCAAAAGATGTGGACTTGAGTGCGGGGCATGGGAGAAGAGTGATGAATAAGGGATTGGGTGGTCTTATGGGCATTGATGGGTTCATGCATGTTGAAGAAGCTGCGAAATCAGCAAACATTATGACGAGTTTTTCTGCGCTTCCTCTCACAAATGCTGAAGCTTCAGTGGACAAGAGGGACAGAGGAAAGGAAGGCCCAAACCTGTTGGAGAAGAAGGTGGGAGCCGAGAAGACTAAAAAGAAGGGCTGTAAGAAGCCTCCAAAACCTCCCCGGCCTCCCAAGTCACCACCTTTGGATGCTGCTGATCAGAAGCTGATAAAGGAGATCTCTGAGCTTGCCATGATGAAGCGGGCAAGGATCGAGCGAATGAAACTGAAGATGAAGAATGCCAAGTCAACATCTTCTAATGGCAACTTGTGTGCCTTGGTTGTTACCattcttttctgccttgttatAATCTGGCAAG GAGCTTTCTCTGGAGGCAATTCTACTGCTGGATTTCATGGTTCCCCTGAATCTTCCCTAAGGATTGGCAGTGGATTGATCTCCGTTCGAATCCACAAGAAGGCCTCGGAAAATGGCCGTAATATGCCTTACTCAGCTACTCCAAA TAACGGGGAACCAGTTTCTTGA
- the LOC108951685 gene encoding putative pectinesterase 10, which yields MKCLFFFFFLITVLSTSLHVPVATGAASIAKTIVVNPSGTGDFRSIQEAINSVPDFNNQWIKIHLASGVYREKVVISAYKSYILLEGEGAQTTSIEWGDYASDSGGHDTASSGTFTSYASNIVVAGIAFKNTYDGYSQMKQAVAAMISGDKSSLYSCSFIGSQDTLADLLGRHYFKGCYIQGVTDFIFGLGQSIYEGCTISTANSVEKPGYVTAQGRGGANDTNGFVFKRCNVTGPQATYLGRAWGRYSRVIFYQTFMSDIIIPEGWSIWNSHGYENEITYAESECTGPGSNQAGRVKWKKTLTNDELRTFTDISYIDKEGWLSEQPQY from the exons ATGAAGtgtctgttcttcttcttcttcctcatcacCGTCCTGTCTACGTCTTTGCACGTGCCCGTAGCGACTGGAGCTGCGTCCATCGCGAAGACCATCGTCGTCAACCCTAGCGGGACCGGGGATTTCAGAAGCATCCAGGAGGCGATCAACTCCGTCCCCGACTTCAACAACCAGTGGATAAAGATCCACCTCGCTTCAGGAGTTTACAG GGAGAAGGTGGTGATAAGCGCTTACAAGAGCTACATCCTACTCGAAGGAGAGGGAGCGCAGACGACGTCGATCGAGTGGGGCGATTACGCCAGCGACTCCGGCGGCCACGACACCGCCAGCAGCGGAACGTTCACGTCTTATGCTTCGAACATTGTTGTTGCAGGGATAGCCTTCAAG AACACATACGATGGATACAGCCAAATGAAGCAAGCGGTGGCGGCGATGATATCAGGAGACAAGTCATCACTATACTCATGCAGCTTCATCGGGTCTCAGGACACTCTCGCTGATTTGTTGGGAAGACACTACTTCAAAGGTTGCTACATTCAAGGCGTGACCGACTTCATCTTCGGACTCGGCCAATCTATTTACGAG ggatgcaCGATATCGACGGCAAACAGCGTAGAGAAGCCGGGGTACGTGACGGCACAAGGGCGAGGCGGCGCCAATGACACGAATGGCTTTGTGTTCAAGCGGTGCAACGTGACGGGGCCTCAAGCGACGTATCTTGGGAGAGCATGGGGACGCTACTCGAGGGTCATATTTTACCAAACCTTCATGTCGGACATCATAATTCCGGAAGGGTGGAGCATTTGGAATTCCCATGGCTACGA AAATGAGATAACGTATGCGGAATCGGAATGCACGGGGCCGGGATCGAACCAGGCGGGTCGAGTGAAGTGGAAGAAGACGTTGACTAATGATGAGCTGCGCACGTTTACAGACATTTCCTACATCGATAAGGAAGGATGGCTCAGTGAACAGCCCCAGTACTAA